A window of the Gossypium hirsutum isolate 1008001.06 chromosome A03, Gossypium_hirsutum_v2.1, whole genome shotgun sequence genome harbors these coding sequences:
- the LOC107886678 gene encoding exonuclease V, chloroplastic isoform X2, producing the protein MTESPPNTPPNSNSQHETIPTIPIEFVSEEEMALIEAAYTATRSSLSSSSSSSICSPTSRFQTRSRSIHSITLLSKRGLNGSSELDIEDSDYLKNPQKRIRVAQSFLHRFRRKRALSVTDITATEWCEKQMEFSLLFGKRKISKAMKAGKARHVKLEEEVVKKVKVHIESVEDRWALKFINFITCANQLLFEGITRELPLVGFVEGIWLVGVIDELRMPENGSDRNPILVDTKTRVRDTLPAEPQIRNGRLQLMCYKYLWDTLVANSFASGQFFDFFSLNRNYMLAKDIRERTASSGFPAKEVAS; encoded by the exons ATGACTGAGTCGCCTCCAAACACTCCTCCCAATTCAAACTCTCAACATGAAACGATTCCCACTATCCCGATCGAGTTCGTGAGTGAAGAAGAAATGGCTCTCATCGAAGCAGCTTATACAGCAACTCGTTCTTCCCTCTCTTCCTCCAGTTCTTCTTCAATTTGTTCACCCACTTCCCGCTTTCAAACCCGCTCCAGGTCAATCCACTCCATTACCCTCTTATCTAAGCGTGGTTTAAATGGTTCCAGCGAGCTTGATATAGAGGATTCCGACTATTTAAAGAATCCCCAGAAGAGGATTAGAGTTGCTCAATCCTTTTTGCATCGGTTTAGAAGAAAACGGGCGTTATCCGTCACAGATATTACTGCCACG GAATGGTGTGAAAAGCAAATGGAATTTTCCCTCCTCTTTGGGAAACGAAAAATCAGTAAAGCTATGAAAGCTGGTAAAGCTCGCCATGTGAAACTTGAAGAAGAG GTTGTTAAAAAAGTAAAAGTTCATATCGAGTCAGTTGAAGATAGGTGGGCATTGAAGTTCATTAACTTCATAACTTGTGCAAATCAATTACTATTTGAAGGAATAACACGTGAGCTACCACT AGTAGGCTTTGTGGAAGGCATATGGCTAGTAGGAGTTATCGATGAGTTGCGAATGCCTGAAAATGGAAGTGATAGAAACCCGATATTAGTAGACACAAAGACTCGTGTACGAGACACTCTTCCTGCTGAACCACAAATCAGAAATGGAAG GCTTCAATTGATGTGCTACAAGTATTTGTGGGACACCTTGGTTGCAAATAGCTTTGCTTCTGGACAATTTTTCGATTTCTTTTCACTGAATCGTAACTACATGTTAGCGAAGGATATCAGAGAGAGAACTGCTAGTTCAGGTTTTCCAGCTAAG GAGGTCGCATCTTAG
- the LOC107886677 gene encoding G-type lectin S-receptor-like serine/threonine-protein kinase At2g19130 produces the protein MEPWLKLSVLVFMWFSFNSQLSLGADTISANRSLSGNQTIVSLGGNFVLGFFTPGKSSNYYIGIWYGGKVSEQTPVWVANRETPVRDTQSSELKLSDGNLVLFNESKVPIWSTNISSSSSSSVVAVLEDSGNLVLRDGPNSTTPLWQSLDHPTHTWLPGGKISLNKRTNQSQLLISWKNSEDPAPGLFSLELDPEGTNQYLILWNRTRQYWTSGPWDEQARIFTLVPEMRLNYIYNFSFHSDENESYFTYSLYNPDTISRFVMDISGQIKQLSWLEGSKEWNLFWSQPRQQCQVYAYCGAFGSCTEGGLPFCNCLRGFHQKSQSAWNLSDFSDGCERTTKLQCEENRTLTNGKPDKFLTSPNVKLPQNAQPMTATSISECESTCLQNCSCTAYAYDSDGCRIWIGQLLDLQQLADDASDGKTLYLRLAASEFSSSSNNNGIIIGAAAGSVSLVLVLVIFGIWRWRRRTTINPKAVEGSLLAFGYRDLQSATKNFSEKLGGGGFGSVFKGTLPDSSVIAVKQLESINQGEKQFRTEVSTIGTIQHVNLARLRGFCSEGTRKLLVYDYMPNGSLDAHLFHEEKSKALTWKTRYQIALGTARGLAYLHEKCRDCIIHCDIKPENILLDAEFCPKVADFGLAKLIGRDFSRVLTTMRGTRGYLAPEWISGVPVTAKADVYSYGMMLFEFVSGRRNSEQSEDGKVRFFPTLAASVMTQDDDVLTLLDPQLNRDAPEEELSRICKVACWCVQDDEARRPSMGQVVQILEGVLDVNLPPIPRFLQVFGDNSDHVVFFTESSSNQSSQTPSYTSTASSQAKSNTSSMSS, from the coding sequence ATGGAGCCATGGCTCAAGCTTTCTGTACTAGTCTTTATGTGGTTTTCTTTCAATAGCCAACTCTCCTTAGGGGCAGACACCATCTCAGCAAATCGGTCTCTCTCCGGTAATCAGACCATTGTTTCATTGGGTGGAAACTTCGTGTTGGGCTTCTTCACACCAGGTAAGTCTTCCAACTACTACATAGGCATATGGTACGGCGGCAAGGTCTCTGAACAGACCCCAGTTTGGGTTGCAAACAGGGAGACACCAGTCCGTGATACACAATCTTCAGAACTAAAATTATCTGATGGTAACTTGGTTTTGTTCAACGAGTCCAAAGTACCAATTTGGTCCACCAATATTAGCTCAAGCAGCTCAAGTTCTGTAGTAGCAGTCCTTGAAGATAGTGGGAATCTTGTTCTAAGAGATGGTCCCAATTCAACAACACCTTTGTGGCAAAGTTTGGATCATCCCACACACACATGGCTTCCCGGTGGTAAGATTAGCTTAAATAAACGAACCAATCAAAGTCAACTTCttatttcatggaaaaattcaGAAGATCCTGCGCCGGGTCTCTTCTCTCTGGAGCTAGATCCCGAAGGAACCAATCAATATTTGATTCTGTGGAATAGGACCAGACAATACTGGACGAGTGGACCTTGGGATGAACAAGCAAGGATTTTCACTTTAGTTCCAGAAATGAGATTGAATTATATCTACAACTTCAGCTTTCATTCAGACGAAAACGAGAGTTATTTTACTTATTCGCTTTATAATCCTGATACCATATCTCGATTTGTTATGGATATTTCGGGGCAGATTAAGCAACTGTCTTGGTTGGAAGGTAGCAAGGAGTGGAATTTGTTTTGGTCACAGCCGAGACAACAATGCCAGGTTTATGCTTATTGTGGGGCTTTTGGCAGCTGCACCGAGGGAGGTTTGCCTTTCTGTAATTGTTTGAGAGGTTTCCATCAAAAGTCGCAATCCGCTTGGAATCTGAGCGATTTTTCTGATGGGTGTGAAAGGACAACCAAGCTGCAGTGTGAGGAGAATCGCACCCTTACTAATGGAAAGCCTGATAAATTTCTAACAAGCCCCAACGTGAAATTGCCTCAAAATGCTCAGCCTATGACCGCTACGAGCATATCGGAATGTGAATCAACCTGCCTTCAGAATTGCTCTTGCACTGCTTATGCTTATGACAGTGATGGGTGTAGAATTTGGATAGGCCAACTCTTGGATCTGCAACAACTTGCGGATGATGCTAGCGATGGCAAAACTCTATATCTCCGATTAGCGGCATCTGAATTTTCCAGTTCCAGCAACAATAATGGAATCATTATTGGAGCAGCTGCAGGGTCGGTGAGTTTAGTCCTGGTCCTTGTAATATTTGGAATCTGGAGATGGAGGCGGCGGACAACGATAAACCCGAAAGCTGTTGAAGGCTCGCTTCTAGCTTTCGGATATAGGGATTTACAGAGTGCAACCAAGAATTTCTCTGAAAAGCTTGGGGGAGGAGGCTTTGGTTCTGTTTTCAAAGGAACGTTGCCAGATTCGAGTGTCATCGCTGTGAAGCAGCTTGAGAGCATCAATCAGGGAGAGAAGCAGTTCCGCACAGAGGTCAGCACAATTGGGACGATCCAGCATGTTAATCTAGCGCGGCTTCGAGGGTTCTGCTCTGAAGGTACAAGGAAGCTGTTGGTGTATGATTACATGCCAAATGGTTCTTTGGATGCCCATCTTTTCCATGAAGAGAAATCTAAAGCTTTAACGTGGAAAACAAGGTACCAGATTGCACTTGGTACGGCTAGAGGCTTAGCTTATCTTCATGAGAAGTGCAGAGATTGTATTATTCACTGTGACATCAAGCCAGAGAACATTCTCTTGGATGCTGAATTCTGTCCCAAAGTCGCAGATTTTGGCCTGGCAAAGCTTATTGGGCGGGACTTCAGCAGGGTCCTGACAACTATGAGAGGGACAAGGGGCTATCTTGCACCCGAGTGGATTTCAGGAGTCCCGGTTACAGCTAAAGCTGATGTCTACAGCTACGGGATGATGTTGTTTGAGTTTGTGTCAGGAAGGAGAAACTCTGAACAATCTGAAGATGGCAAAGTTAGATTCTTTCCGACTTTGGCTGCTAGCGTAATGACCCAAGACGATGATGTGCTTACCCTATTAGACCCCCAATTGAATAGAGATGCCCCTGAAGAAGAGCTATCAAGAATATGTAAAGTGGCTTGTTGGTGTGTGCAAGATGATGAAGCTCGCAGGCCATCAATGGGTCAAGTAGTTCAGATCCTGGAGGGTGTTTTGGATGTGAACCTGCCTCCAATTCCGAGGTTTCTACAAGTGTTTGGGGACAATTCGGACCATGTAGTCTTCTTCACAGAGTCATCTTCGAACCAGAGTTCACAGACACCGAGCTACACCTCAACTGCGTCTTCTCAGGCTAAGAGTAACACATCATCAATGAGTTCATGA
- the LOC107886678 gene encoding exonuclease V, chloroplastic isoform X1, translating into MTESPPNTPPNSNSQHETIPTIPIEFVSEEEMALIEAAYTATRSSLSSSSSSSICSPTSRFQTRSRSIHSITLLSKRGLNGSSELDIEDSDYLKNPQKRIRVAQSFLHRFRRKRALSVTDITATEWCEKQMEFSLLFGKRKISKAMKAGKARHVKLEEEVVKKVKVHIESVEDRWALKFINFITCANQLLFEGITRELPLVGFVEGIWLVGVIDELRMPENGSDRNPILVDTKTRVRDTLPAEPQIRNGRLQLMCYKYLWDTLVANSFASGQFFDFFSLNRNYMLAKDIRERTASSGFPAKTLDDVIQYYINTCSMLPISHDRLLLRYELQKDQSVLGEDEFAYDPDWLKRQIQSNLEFWLGEREASYTPQEERWKCRHCQFASICSGNPFPKIPRGSSSSSDYGSSSS; encoded by the exons ATGACTGAGTCGCCTCCAAACACTCCTCCCAATTCAAACTCTCAACATGAAACGATTCCCACTATCCCGATCGAGTTCGTGAGTGAAGAAGAAATGGCTCTCATCGAAGCAGCTTATACAGCAACTCGTTCTTCCCTCTCTTCCTCCAGTTCTTCTTCAATTTGTTCACCCACTTCCCGCTTTCAAACCCGCTCCAGGTCAATCCACTCCATTACCCTCTTATCTAAGCGTGGTTTAAATGGTTCCAGCGAGCTTGATATAGAGGATTCCGACTATTTAAAGAATCCCCAGAAGAGGATTAGAGTTGCTCAATCCTTTTTGCATCGGTTTAGAAGAAAACGGGCGTTATCCGTCACAGATATTACTGCCACG GAATGGTGTGAAAAGCAAATGGAATTTTCCCTCCTCTTTGGGAAACGAAAAATCAGTAAAGCTATGAAAGCTGGTAAAGCTCGCCATGTGAAACTTGAAGAAGAG GTTGTTAAAAAAGTAAAAGTTCATATCGAGTCAGTTGAAGATAGGTGGGCATTGAAGTTCATTAACTTCATAACTTGTGCAAATCAATTACTATTTGAAGGAATAACACGTGAGCTACCACT AGTAGGCTTTGTGGAAGGCATATGGCTAGTAGGAGTTATCGATGAGTTGCGAATGCCTGAAAATGGAAGTGATAGAAACCCGATATTAGTAGACACAAAGACTCGTGTACGAGACACTCTTCCTGCTGAACCACAAATCAGAAATGGAAG GCTTCAATTGATGTGCTACAAGTATTTGTGGGACACCTTGGTTGCAAATAGCTTTGCTTCTGGACAATTTTTCGATTTCTTTTCACTGAATCGTAACTACATGTTAGCGAAGGATATCAGAGAGAGAACTGCTAGTTCAGGTTTTCCAGCTAAG ACACTTGATGACGTGATTCAATATTACATAAACACATGTAGCATGCTTCCCATCTCTCACGACCGGCTACTATTGAG ATATGAACTACAAAAAGATCAGTCAGTGCTGGGTGAAGATGAATTTGCATATGATCCTGATTGGCTCAAAAGACAAATTCAAAGCAATCTTGAATTCTGGTTAGGTGAACGAGAAGCCAGTTACACCCCGCAAGAAGAACGTTGGAAGTGTCGCCATTGTCAATTTGCTTCAATTTGCTCTGGAAACCCATTTCCTAAAATTCCGCGAGGCTCTTCTTCTAGCTCTGATTATGGCAGCTCTTCAAGCTAG
- the LOC107886678 gene encoding exonuclease V, chloroplastic isoform X3, with amino-acid sequence MTESPPNTPPNSNSQHETIPTIPIEFVSEEEMALIEAAYTATRSSLSSSSSSSICSPTSRFQTRSRSIHSITLLSKRGLNGSSELDIEDSDYLKNPQKRIRVAQSFLHRFRRKRALSVTDITATEWCEKQMEFSLLFGKRKISKAMKAGKARHVKLEEEVVKKVKVHIESVEDRWALKFINFITCANQLLFEGITRELPLVGFVEGIWLVGVIDELRMPENGSDRNPILVDTKTRVRDTLPAEPQIRNGRLQLMCYKYLWDTLVANSFASGQFFDFFSLNRNYMLAKDIRERTASSGFPAKI; translated from the exons ATGACTGAGTCGCCTCCAAACACTCCTCCCAATTCAAACTCTCAACATGAAACGATTCCCACTATCCCGATCGAGTTCGTGAGTGAAGAAGAAATGGCTCTCATCGAAGCAGCTTATACAGCAACTCGTTCTTCCCTCTCTTCCTCCAGTTCTTCTTCAATTTGTTCACCCACTTCCCGCTTTCAAACCCGCTCCAGGTCAATCCACTCCATTACCCTCTTATCTAAGCGTGGTTTAAATGGTTCCAGCGAGCTTGATATAGAGGATTCCGACTATTTAAAGAATCCCCAGAAGAGGATTAGAGTTGCTCAATCCTTTTTGCATCGGTTTAGAAGAAAACGGGCGTTATCCGTCACAGATATTACTGCCACG GAATGGTGTGAAAAGCAAATGGAATTTTCCCTCCTCTTTGGGAAACGAAAAATCAGTAAAGCTATGAAAGCTGGTAAAGCTCGCCATGTGAAACTTGAAGAAGAG GTTGTTAAAAAAGTAAAAGTTCATATCGAGTCAGTTGAAGATAGGTGGGCATTGAAGTTCATTAACTTCATAACTTGTGCAAATCAATTACTATTTGAAGGAATAACACGTGAGCTACCACT AGTAGGCTTTGTGGAAGGCATATGGCTAGTAGGAGTTATCGATGAGTTGCGAATGCCTGAAAATGGAAGTGATAGAAACCCGATATTAGTAGACACAAAGACTCGTGTACGAGACACTCTTCCTGCTGAACCACAAATCAGAAATGGAAG GCTTCAATTGATGTGCTACAAGTATTTGTGGGACACCTTGGTTGCAAATAGCTTTGCTTCTGGACAATTTTTCGATTTCTTTTCACTGAATCGTAACTACATGTTAGCGAAGGATATCAGAGAGAGAACTGCTAGTTCAGGTTTTCCAGCTAAG ATATGA